CGAGAAAGCCGGACTTGAGCCAGCGGACCGCAAAGAGCCCCAGTGGGATGAACAGCAACACGTTCAGTGCCACCTGCACGAATGCCGGGTCCCGCAGGATCGCGCCCATGGGGCCGGAAAGATCTGCCTGGATCTCGTGCAGGAAGTTGAGCGGTTCCTTCTGGAAACCACGATGCCCCTGCGTGGCACAGAAATCGCCGCGGCTGGCCGGCAGCGGGAGCATTGTGTAAGCACCGAGCGCGAAGAGGTAGACCACCACGCCCGTGGTTCCGATGGAGCGGCCCCAGGAGAGGCGCCCGTACCTGCGGTATTGCAGGGCGAGCAGGTAGATCCCGGTAACGAGCAAAAAGAGGCATCCGAACAGGATGGCGATCCAGCCGGGCCAGAGGCGTTCATTCATTGGTCAAAGCTATCGTTTGGACTATGGATCGGGGGGCCGATGTGCCGATCATCACCACGGGCAAATGAACCCCGAATGAACTTTTTGCCACGGATCCACGCTAAGCTGGAGATGGACGTTCGGGCCCCTTCGGCCTCTCGCGACACCGGTCCATATCTGATCGGCGATACCCCCACACTTTCACGCAATGTTTTCACGGGCCGGTTCATCGTGCCTGTGCACTTTTTGATGCACGATCAGGAGAAACACACCTTCATGACAGCTCTCGCACCGGATCAGGCCACCCCCTCACTTTGGGATCGTCGCTACGAGGAGCACATTGCTCCCGTTAACCGCTTGGTCGATGAGACCGGTGCCCTCCGTCCGCAGAGCAGCATTTCCTACGTGGACCCCGTCCACAACGTCGATGAGGCACGCATCATCTGCCTGTTTTCCAACATCGGCACCGCCAACGACACCGGCTTCATCGACGCCGGCTCCGAGGAAGCTGCCACCCGCATGCTGGGCATGCAGTGGCAGCTTGGCCTGCGCCCCGAGTACCTGATGCCGTGGAACGTCCACCCGTGGCACACCCCGGGCGAGGCGAACGGCAAGTTCGAACCGGGGCAGATCACCTCCGGCCTGAAGCCGCTGCTGCGCTTGCTCAAGGTCGTCCCGCGCGCTTCGGTTCTCATTGCCCATGGCACCGAGGCCCACCGCCTGTCCGAGCAGCTGCTCAAGACGCAGAACCCGTTGCTGTGGCGCCGCGGCTTCAAGACCTACAAGGTCAAGTCGCTGGACGGCCGCGCATTTGCCGGCTCCCCGGAACGCCAGCAGAACCACCTCGAGGAAATCTACGCCGCGTACTCGGATTCCATGGCCCGCACCGGCCTGGCCGCCGTGAAGTAGCACCGGGCTTTCCGCTTAGGCTTTTCCCATGCAAGAACAGAATCCCGCACCCGGCATGACCCGCGCCCACAAGATCCATCTGGCGCTGATCATGCTCGGTGCGGGATTGCTGTATCTTGCCCATTCGCTGTTGCGCTTCAGGAACTTCGAGGCCAAGGGCTACGACCTGGGCATCTTCGACCAGGCAGTGCGGCAGTATGCGCTGTTCAAGGCCCCCATCGTCCCCATCAAGGGCGTTGACTTCAATCTGCTTGGCGATCATTTCCACCCGATCCTGGCCACGCTGGCACCGCTGTACTGGATCTGGCCGGATCCGCGCATGCTCAACGTGGCTTTGATCCTTTTGCTGCTGGCGACGGTGATTCCGGTCTACTTGTTCGCCCGCAAGCACCTGGGCCACGTTGCGGGGCTGCTTTTTTCCGCGGCACTGCTGCTCTGGTGGCCGTTTCAGGCGATAGTGAACTGGGACTTTCACGAGATCGCCTTCGGCGTCCCGCTCGTTGCCTGGATCATCTGGGCGATGGATGCGCGGCGCTACCGGCTCGCCTTCTGGCTCTCGCCGGTGCTGCTGCTGATCCGCGAGGACCTGGGCATCACCATCGTGGCCATCGGCATCGTCTTCGCCTTCCACCGACAGTGGCTGCGCGCCGGACTGCTGATGCTGATCGGCATCACCGGCTATCTGGTGGTCACCTCCGTGCTGATACCGATGTTCTCCCCCGAGGGCACGTTCAGCTACTGGCAGTTCACGGCGCTGGGCCCCACGGCCGGGGCGGCCATCGCCTTCCTGGTGTCACACCCGCTGAAATCCTTCGCCATCCTGTTCAACCACGAACTGAAGTGGCTGTTGTGGATCATCAGCTTCGTGCCGCTGGCCCTGCTGCCGTTCTTCTCCCCCTACGTCATCATCGGCGCACCGATCCTGCTCTCGCGGCTGTTCAATGACCGATTGAACACCTGGGGCCCCGTCTACCAATACGACGCGATCCTGGCCCCGATTTTCTTCATGGCCGCGATCCAGGTGCTGGCGAAGATCATCCGCCGCACCGGCTGGAACAAACTGCGGGTCGGCTTCCCTGCCTACCTGCTGACCCTCGCGCTGATCTGCACGTTCTTCGTGCAGTCGGTCTTCCCACTGGGACGCACGCTCACCGGCACCAACTGGACGATGGGCGAATATGCCCAGGCCCAGGCGCGCGCCATCGCCATGATCCCGGATAACGTCTGTGTGGAGGCCGCCGACAATTCGGTCCCGCATCTGGTATCGCGCACCTATGTGGGACTGCACGGCGACATCGGCAACGACCTCTCCTCCTGGATGATCATCGATTTCAATGCCAGCGAGCTCGGCGGCTGGGATCCACTGACCCCGCCACAGGCTTACGCCCGGGCCATGAAGCTGGGCTTCACGGTGGTGTCGGCCGATGACCACGGCATCTGGGTGCTGCATCGGGACATCCCGAACAGTCCCGTTTGTTCAAGCTACCTTTCCCGCTGAGCGGGTTCGACCGACCGGCAGCGGGCCCGGATCGCAGCGTGCTGAGCATCTGCTCGGGCAGATCACCCCTGCGCACCGCCTACCCGGGATCGCCGTTCGCCCCCGGACGCTTCCGACACCGGCGCCTTCCAGCGCGGCAGTGGGCCCACTCCCCTGCCGTGCCGAGGCCCGGGCACTGAAAACGGGCTGTCTGCCCAGCCACCGCCACGCAGGGAACGGTCACCGCCATTGGCGGGGCTGCCTCGGCATGCCCCCAGACCCGCTCCCCCAGGGTCCCGGCCATGTCGTGAAGCCAGAATACGTTCGGCTCCCGGCCTGCCTTCGACACCGTCCGCCGGGTCGCTGAGCATCCGTCAATGGTGCGGCAAGGGGCCTTAAACGAAACAGCCTTAAACGAAACGGCCCCGGCATCCCGGACGCGGAGTCCTGGAATGCCCGGGCCGGGCGGGCTTCGGATCTAGACGACGGCCTTGCGCCCCCACACGATCTTGTCCGGCGCGTCCTCGATGGGTCCGCCCATGGGGTCGTCCCCGCCGTCGAAGCGGACCAGGTCGCGGTCCGGGTTCCTGATGTCGCCGATGATCTTCACGCAGATGTAGATTACCGCGGCCATGTGCAGCGCAATGCCGGACCCGTACATGATCTCGATCCAGGCGGTGTTCCCACCGACGGCCCCACCGCTGACGATCCGGGCGCTCATCAGCCAGACTGACGCCCAGTGATAGACCTCGATTCCCTGCCAGATCAGGAACTCCCGCCAGCGCGGTCGGCAGAGCACGTAGAGCGGGATCAGCCACATCACGAACTGCGGTGAATAGACCTTGTTCAGCAGGATGAACGCCGCGATGATCAGGAACGCGAGCTGGGCCATGCGCGGGCGGCGGACCGCACTCATGCCCAGCCAGGCGACGCCCACGCAGGCCACGGCGAAGAGCACGTTGGAAACCATCGAGAAGCCCTTGCCGTCCAGCCCGGTCCAGGTAAAGGCGAGCCACATCGAGGAGAAGCTGATCTCGCGCTCGGAGGAGAAAGTGTAGAAGCGGCTCCATTCGTCGAATGCGGTCAGCATGAACGGGACGTTGACCGCCAGCCAGGCCACGGCACCGGAGGCCAGCGAAACCCAGAAGTGGCGCATCTTGCCGGTCCTGAAGCAGAGCACCAGGATCGCGCCGAAGATGAACAGCGGGTAGAGCTTGGCCGCCGCACCCAGGCCCAGCAGGACGCCGGCGAGCACGATCCGCTTGCGCGAGAAGGCGAACATGCCCAGCGTGGCGAACAGCACCGCCCACAAGTCCCAGTTCAACTGGCTGGTGAGGATGATGCCCGGAGCCAGCGCCACCATCAAGGCATCCCTGCTGCGGTTGCGCGCCGCATAGGCGATGGCCACCACGATCACGGCCCAGCACAGGAAGGAACCGGCCGAGTTCACGTCGAAGTAGGCCAGTTGGCGTTCGGGGCTGAAGCCCAGGCCCGGGACCAGGAACGCGCTCACGCCCGCGATGACAGCCAGCAGGGCAGGGTATTCCAGTGCCTGTTCCGCCGGCAGCCCGGTGTAGAACGGAAACAGCTTCTCGGCCATGCCGCGGGTGCCGAAGAGCTGGGAAAAGTCCGAATAACACATGTGCAGGTGGGTTGCCGTGGCATCGTCCCACCCGTGGACGCGGCACCACTGCTTGGAAAGCACGGCCAGCACGGCGCCGATCGCCGTGGCCACCAGCAGCCAGGTCACCACCGGGGCGGTGGCCCGACGTGCGGTGAGAAGGGTCTTTACCGGTGAGTTCACGATTCCGTGGCCTCGTTTCTGATCGGGGGCCGACGCCACCGGGCGCCGAACAGGGAAGCTGTCTTGGGGTCGATGAAAATGAGGTAGCCGATGTAGGCCAGGCCGGCGGCCGCGGCGATCCAGCGCGCCGCAGCAAGGCTGAACCACTGCCCGACGCTGAGCTGGTCCACCACGCCGGAAAGCACCACCAGCATCGTCAGCACGTAGTAAAAGCGCTCCCAGCGCACCGAGTACACGCGCGCGGTTGCATAGAGGGGCACCAGCCAGAGCACGTACCAGGGCTGGATGATCGGGGCCAGGACAACGGCTGCCGTGAGCGAATAAGCGGCGTAGAGCACCGGGGAGCCCGCTGGCTTCTTCACGGCAAGCCAGAAGGTCAGGCCCAGCGAGAGAACCTTGAAGAACGCGTAGACGATCCCGGCGGTGAACGTGAGGTCCCCGCCGAACAGTTGCACTACCCATCCCATGCCCAGGCCCAACAGCCCCACCGGTGCATAGGGGAAAGCAGCCGATCCCGCGCCGGCCATGGCCTGGATCCAGCCGAATCCGAGCCCCGAGGCCACCCCGAACAAGGCCATCACGGCAGCGGTCAGCACCCCGGTGTAGGCCCAGGCGCCGATCTTCGCCCGGAGCGCGGCCTGCCGCCCGACCATGGCCAGACCCAGGAAGGGCAGCGCCAGCACCACTATCGGTTTGATGCCGATCGCCACTGCCGCGGCCAGCACCCCCCAGAAGCGGTGTTTGGTGTAGATCAGCCAGAAGGAGAGCAGGATCCCGCCGATCATCAGCGCATCGTTATGCACCCCGGCGACCATGCTCAACAGGAACAGCGGGTTGGCCACGGTGATCCACAGCGCCCACGAGGGTTCCGAGCCCAGTTGCCGCGCGAGGCGCGGAACCGTGTACAGGCACAGCAGCACCCCGGCCACGGCCAGTGCCCTGAACATGATGACGCCGATCTCCGGCACCCCTCCACTGATGAAGTACACGGCGCGGGAGAACATCAGGAACAGCGGGCCGTAGGGAGAGGACGACTCGGCCCAGAGGCTGTCCGAGCCCTGCGCGAACCAGCCCGGCAGCTGCGAGATCCAGTGCTCGTAGGGACTCAGTCCGGCATGCATCAGCCGGCCCTGGGCAAAGTAGGAATACACGTCCCGGCTCAGGATCGGGAAGGTGAACAGCAGCGGGGCGGACCACACCAGCACCGCCCTGCGGATCGGTGCCAGCGCGTGTTCGCCCCACGGTTCGGTGCGTTGGCGCAAGCGCAGCCAGGAGCGGCAGAGCAGCATCGAGCCCAGCGCGAGCAGCAGCGTGCAGCTGATGACGCCGTAGGCCTCCACGCGCAGCGGGACCAGGAAGCGGGAGCGGGCAAAGAGCGAGAGCTGCGAGGTGGTCAGCCAGCCCACACCCCAGGAACCGGCCATGATCATCAGCGCGGCGATCAGGCCCTGCCTGATGGCCGTCTGCGGGGAATGCTCGGCACCGCCCATGATCCGGCGCAAGAACGGCAGCGACCCCCCGGTCTCGCGCATTCCGGAGAGAAGCGCCGTGCTGCCACTGCGCAGCCTCCCGCCCCACCACTGCTCGAGTGCCACGCTAGGAACCCATCAGCCGGGAACGACGAGCCGGGATGATGCCGCGGAACAGGTGCTTGGTCTGCGGGTCGAGCAACACCAGGTAGGCCATCGCCACCCAGGAGATGGCGGTGGACAGGTGCTTGACCCAGGGGTCCAGATCGCCCAGGAACTGCCAGATGAAGATCTGGTCCGCCGCGCCGAAGGCCACGAAGAACGCGATGGTGAAGTACACCCACACGATTTGCCAATCGTCTCGGATGCCCGTGGCGGCAAAGAAGGGAAGCAGCCACAGGATGTACCAGGGCTGGATGATCGGAGAGAGCACCACCAACGCGGAGAACGCCAGCGCCATGCGCTGGACCAGGTGGGAGTGCTTGCCGCGGAAGATCAAGATGAGCACGATGGCCACCGAGGAGAGCCGGCCGATCAGCTTCAGCACCGGCAACAACCAGTCGGTGGGCAGCCCCATGCCGGCCAGCGCACCGCCGACGACCATGTCCAGCATCCCCAGCGGTGCGAAGATCACCGACCCGGTACCGGTTCCCAGCATGACCTTCAGCCATCCGAACCCGTAGCCGTTCGCCACCCCGATCACGGCCATGATGCCCAGCACCAGGCCCGCCGTGTAGAACCAGTACAGGATCCTGCGTCCCCAGGAGGCTCCTGTCCCGGCCCAGAGCAGGCCGATGAATGGCAGCAGCACCAGGGTGATCGGCTTGACGCCGATGGAGGCGGCCACCAGCACGACGCCAAGGATGCCGCGCTTGGTGGCGGCGTAATAGGTACCCGCCACCGCCAGGCCGACCATCAGGGCATCATTGTGCGCGCTGGCCACGAAGCTGATGAGGAACAGCGGGTTGGAAACGGAAATCCAGGAGGCCTTGGCCCCGGAAACCCCGTGCAGGTTCGCGAGCTTGGGCACGTAGACCAGGCAAAGGATGACACCGGCAAAGGAAACCAACCGGAAGAGCATGATCGAGAGGTCCGGGGAGCTGCCTGCCACCAGGTTAACCAGGTACTCGACGCTCAGGTAAAGCGGGCCATAGGGGGTCTCGGATTCGGCCCAGGTCGAATCCGCGCCCAGCTGGAACCAGTTGTTCAGCGTGGAGATGCCATCGACGTAGGGGTCTTGGCCCTGCGCCACCAATCGCCCCTGTCCGATGTAGGCGAACACGTCCCGGCTAAAGATCGGCAGGCACAGCAGCATCGGAGTCGCCCACCACCAGGTTGCCTTCTTCACCGCCGACAGCCCGCCCTCGGGCCACCCGGACTGCTCCTGACCCAACCGCAGCCAGGCCCGGAACATGATCCAGCAGCCCAACGTCAACACGACGGTGGAGATGACCACGCCGATGTGTTCGGTGCGGATCGCGATCAGCAGCTTATTGCGGTTCAACGGCGAGGCACTGGCCAGCCAGCCCACGCCGTAGGAGGAGAGCACGATCATTATCGAACCTATGAAGCCCTGGGCTGTGGCCGAAAGGTGCAGTCGTCGCTGACTGACTTCGGTGGCGCTCGGATGCCCCTTATCCAACGTGTGACCTCATTCTTCGCACGGCACCCGCCAGAATCCGGCGCGGCGGCGCTCTCCGGGTGGTGTTTTGCTCTCCCGAATCGGAAAAAACCTTTTTCGATCCTAGCATCGGGCTCCCGGCATTTGCCCGGCAGCCGGGGCGGCAAGCCGCATCAGTGAGCCAGTTAACACTGCGCTCGCCCACGCGCGCCTACGCACCGCCGGGAACGAGGCACCCTAGGCTGGTTTCATGGCAAATCCTGCCACCACCTCATTAGGAGCGCCATGGGCCGGCACGCCTCATCAGCCACCAAGTCACCGACCCGACGTCAACCGGCGCTACTGGGCTGGGGCGCCTTCCTTGCCCTACTGCTCGTGGTGCTGGCCCCGATGATGGGCATGACACTGATCGGCGGCATCGCCTTGGGCGGAACGTCGCTGTTTGTCTTTGCCGTGCTGTGGTTCCTCAGTGGAACGTGGTCCGGCAAGTCCGTCTAGGAAGGGGCCCTTCCTGGCCCTTCCACCCCGGCACCACCGACGCACACCCGTCGCCCGATTCCAGGCCCAGTCCGTCGAGGGTGCCGGCGTACCCGGATCCACGTGCGTCACCGTCCGGCGCAGTCCTTCCCCACGCCACACCCCTTCAAGGCCAGGCATCACGGGCCGTTCCCATCCATCGGATAGATTGGACCCATGGCAATTTCAGCTGAAAAAATCGTGTGGATCGACTGCGAAATGACCGGGCTCAGCCTGGCCGATGACGCCCTTATCGAGGTGGCGGTGCTAGTCACCGACTCCGAACTCAATGTCCTAGGCGAGGGCCTGGACGTCGTCATCAAGCCGGATGCGGCAGCCCTGACGCAAATGAACGACTTCGTGCGCGACATGCATGTCACCAGCGGGCTGCTGGACGAGCTCGATGCCGGCATCACCATGGCCGAAGCCCAGGAGCAGGTGCTGGCCTACATCAAGAAGTACGTACCGCAGCCGAACAAGGCGCCGCTGGCCGGCAACTCGGTCGGAACCGACAAGAACTTCCTGGTCCGCGACATGCCCCTGGTCGCCGACTACCTGCACTACCGGATCATCGACGTGTCCACCATCAAGGAACTCTCCCGCCGCTGGTATCCGCGCGCCTTCTTCCAGGCGCCGGCCAAGACCGGCAACCACCGCGCACTGGGTGACATCAAGGATTCAATCGACGAGCTGCGCTACTACCGGCAGGCCGTCATGGTCCCGGCTCCCGGACCTGATTCGAAGGAAGCCAAGAAGATCGCGACGGAAATTACGGCCTCGCAAAACGCCTGATCAGGGGTGTGGTGGACGCCACATTCGAAAACGGGCATTCCGAATTGGCGTCCCACCCCCAAGTGTGTGTACTATTGATCTCGTTGCCCGGACGGAACGAAGCGATTCGAACCAGAAGGTGACCTGCTCTTATGAGTGGTCTTGGTGGGTATAGCTCAGTCGGCAGAGCGTCTGGTTGTGGTCCAGAAGGTCGCGGGTTCAATCCCCGTTACTCACCCCAAGTGAAACCGCCCTCGACAATGTCGAGGGCGGTTTTTTCATGTAATCAATGGATACGCGAACATCGACGTCGAGAGAAAGGCATCGGGCCCTAGAGTGGATCGCATGCTCTTTGAGGAAGACCATGAGCTCTTCCGCGAGTTGGCCAGGGAATTCAACGTCCGGGAACTCTCCCCCCACTATGCCGGATGGGACGCCGTCCACCTGATGCCGCGGTCCATGTGGACCGCCGCCGGCGAGCAGGGGCTGCTCGGGCTGGCCATCCCCGAGGAATTCGGCGGCATGGGCATGGCCGACTACCGTTTCCGCGTGGTCTTGGACGAGGAATTCGCCCGCGCCGGACACCTGGGCACCGCCCTGGCCTTCCACCTGCACGATGATTTGGTCCTTCCCTACCTGCTGCGCTACGGATCGATGGATCTGAAGTCCCGCTGGCTGCCGGGCATGGCCACGGGCGAAACCATCACCTCGTGCGCGTTCACCGAACCCGGAGCCGGCTCGGACCTGCGTTCGGTCCGCACCAAGGCTGTCCGCGACGGCGGGGACTGGCTGATCAGCGGGCAGAAGACCTTCATCGGCAATGGGGTCTCCGGCGATGCTGCGCTCGTGCTGGCCCGCACCGACGGCGGCTCCGGCCGAGGCAACGCCGACTCCTACAGCCTCTTCATGGTCTCCAAGTCGGCCGGATACGTGGTGGGACGCCAGCTGGACAAGATGGGCGTGCGCGCCTCTGACACGGCGGAGCTCTTCTTCGATTCGGTGCGCGTCCCGGGCGCCGACATCGTGGGCGCGGTCGGTGCGGGCCTGGATTACGTCAAGGCGCTGCTGCCCCAGGCCCGCCTGGCCATCGCCGTGGCATCCGCGGCCGTCGCCCGCACCGTGTACGAACAGACCCTGGCCTATGCCAAGGACCGCAACGCCTTCGGTGAAACGCTGCTTGGCTTCCAGAACACCCGCTTCGAGCTGGCCGACCTGAAGACCGAGGTCGCGGTCCTCGAATCCTACGTGGACCGTGCGGTGCTCGCCTTCAACGGCGGAACGCTCGACGAGATCGAGGCGGCTCAGGTAAAGCTCTGGGCATCCGAACGCGTGAAATCGATCGCGGACCGCGGGCTGCAGCTGCACGGCGGCTACGGCTACATCCTGGAATACCCGGTGGCCCAGGCCTTCCTTGCCGCCCGCCTGCTGACCATTTTCGGCGGGACCAGCGAGATCATGCGCGAAACCATCGGCCGCGATTTGGCCGGAAACTAGTATCCTTCAAGAGCGCCCGGAAGCGGGCACCAGCGTGATGCGCCATGAAGGCGCAGGAATCAGGAACAACCCATGAGCATCAAGCCAGTAGTCATCTACGGCGACGAGGCCCTGCACGTGCGGGGCGCCGAAATCACCGAATTCGACGACGAACTGCGCGCGCTGATCGCCGACATGTTCGACACCATGGACGCGGCAAACGGCGTCGGCCTGGCCGCCCCGCAGATCGGGGTGCCGCTTCGCCTTTTCACCTTCGCGTTCGAGCACGACGACGAGGCGCCCAGCCGCGGGGTCGTGGTAAACCCCGTACTCACCCTGTCGAAGGTCTCCCAGGCGAATCCGGACCCGGAGGAGGACGAGGAGGGCTGCCTCTCGGCTCCCGGCCTGGCCTTCCCGCTCAAACGCGCGAGCTACGCACGCGTCCAGGGCTTCGACGGCGACGGCAACCCGGTGGACTTCGAGGCGACCGACTGGTTTGCCCGGATCATGCAGCACGAGTACGACCACCTGGACGGATTCCTCTACGTGGACAAGCTCAATGAGCGCTGGACAAAACGCTGGAAAAAGGCCAAGAAGACCGAGGGCTGGGGAGTGCCCGGGCTCTCCTGGACGCCGGGCGTGGACCCGGACCCCTTCGGGCACTAAATGGGCCTGCCCGTGATCGGCCAGCACGAAGCCGCCGCGCTGCTGGAATTGTGCGCTGTGGCTCAAGCCGACCGGCGCGATTGCCTGCAGCTGCTCCTTTCGGCGCCGAGCCCGGGCGCCACGCATGCATTTGCGGTCCTCACCGGTCGTCTGGGCCGTTTCACCGACGATCCGGCGGCCCCGGATCCGGGCATTTTCGAGTCGGACTGGCTGTGCGCGCTGTTGCGCTTTGCCCCGGCCCTGGCCGGACACCACGCGTCTCTGGGCATCGACCAGGCGATTACTGCCGGCACGCTGGCCGATGTGGGACTGCAGATCGCCGTGCACCGCCTCGCGCATGGGCAGTTCGGGCTGGAAACCTGGGCTTGACTAACCCACCACTTGGACGGCTCGCTGCTGCGGATCGGGCGGCTTCAATTCCACCTGCGGCAGCAGGCAGCGCCCCGAGGACCGCTCACTACCGGGGACTGGTTCGTGGGAGTCCATATTCCCGGGGATGGGCCGCTGGATCCCACCGCGGTCGACAAGTCGCTCGACGCCGCCGCGAGCATCTTCGCGGACCGCTTTCCGGACCGGCCCATCGTGGCCGCATCCTGCGATTCGTGGCTTCTGGATCCACATCTGGCAACGTCAATGCCGGCATCGAACATGTCCGGATTCGCCCGGCGCTTCGCACTCGAATCCCTGCGTCCCGAACCCACCGATGCCCTCTACTTCACCTTCCGCACCCGGGATTTCGCCCGGGTTCCCAGGCTACCTCGGGACACCTCGCTGCAGCGGGCCGTGCTGGACCGCATTGAAGCAGGCGGCATCTGGCAGGTCGGCTCCGGTTGGCTGCCCTGGCCGGCAGTGCCGTCCCCCTAGCGCCGGAGCAGATCTGGTTGACATCGGCACCTGGCCGGGTTCGCTCCACGCTCCCGTGCCACGCGGCCGGTTCAGACGTTGCTTCTGGCAACCGCTGACCTGGCCTCAGCCCGTTTCGGCTCGCTGGGTGGCCGCGGGGCCAAAGGCCCGGAAGCCACAGGAGCAACGCTGCAGCCCGAGCCCAGACTGAGGCCTGGGGCTCGACCACTGCTGCCTCTATCCGGCTTCCACGCGCCGGGAACTACTTCTCGATCGTGTGGACGAGGAAGAGCTCCCGATCCCCCGCACATCCACCGGCCGCCTTGCGTGCTTCGGCACTCAGCGGTGACGAACCTCCGCCAAGCCCGATCCTGTCACCGACGCTGAACGTCCGTCCCGCGATGTCAAGGCCGGGGACAGCTCCCCCGAGGATGGCCGTCTCCCGTGGGAACATGACTGCCACTGCCTCTCCCGCGTCATCGAGGACCTGGAAACAATTCCCCGCACTCAGTACCAGTTCTCCGTCCAAACCAGCACTCATGGCCGGTCTTCCACTTGCCTCGTGGTTCATCAGGGCCAAGTAGCCGTCCGTCGAAACACTGCGGTTTATCTGGTTGATCGTCCGGGGTTGATCCGTCGATGAGACCGTCATGCAGCCGCATAGCCCCCAGGCCATCGTGGCCACGGCGGCCACCGCAGCACGTTTCGGCGGGCGTCGCCTCGGGAAGCGGGAGTCTGCGGATGAGTCGGTGCGCATAGGCTCAGGCTACCCATCGACGTTGACCAGAGGCCGCTTCGACGCCGCTTCGTTAGCTGACCGTGTCCATCAGAGATGGAGCGGGACTCGTTAAGCGCCTCGGGCCGCGTTTGCCGTCCGCGATGGAGGGCAAACGCGGCCCGAAGGCTCAAACAGGTGTCTTAGACCGAGGCTGCCTCGGCCGGTATGCCCATGGCCGGTACGGCCAGCGGGTTGGTGCCGGCCATCGTTTCGATGACGCGGACCACCTGGCAGGAGTAACCGAACTCGTTGTCATACCAGACGTAGACTACGGCGTTCTTGCCGGTCACGATCGTGGCCAGGCCATCGACGATGCCGGCGCGGCGCGAGCCGACAAAGTCGGAGGAGACGACCTCGGGCGAATCGATGTAGTCGATCTGCTTGTGCAGCTCGGCACCCAGCGATGCGTCGCGCAGGTAGTTGTTCAGCTCGTCCTTGTCCGTGGCGTTTTCCAGGTTCAGGTTCAGGATCGCCATGGACACGTCGGGGGTGGGAACGCGGATGGCGTTGCCGGTGAGCTTGCCTTCGAGTTCCGGCAGTGCCTTGGCAACGGCCTTGGCGGCACCGGTCTCCGTGATGACCATGTTCAGTGCCGCCGAACGGCCGCGGCGTTCGCCTTTGTGGAAGTTGTCGATGAGGTTCTGGTCGTTGGTGAACGAGTGAACCGTCTCGACGTGCCCGTGCACGACGCCGTAGCGGTCGTTCAGGGCCTTGAGCACCGGGGTGATGGCGTTGGTCGTGCAGGATGCGGCGGTGACGATCTTGTCCTCGGCGGTGATGTCGCCGTGGTTGATGCCGTGGACGATGTTCTTCAGGTTGCCCTTGCCCGGCGCGGTGAGCAGCACGCGGGCCACGCCCTTGGCTGCCAGATGCTGGGACAGCCCGGCCTCGTCGCGCCAGCGGCCGGTGTTGTCCACCACGATGGCGTTGTTGATGCCGAATGCGGTGTAGTCGACGGTGCTCGGGTCGTTCGAGTAGATGACCTGGATCAGCGTGCC
Above is a window of Paeniglutamicibacter cryotolerans DNA encoding:
- a CDS encoding glyceraldehyde-3-phosphate dehydrogenase, coding for MTQQSVAALEEWSGREELAEAMIPLIGRLYRNNNVVSSIYGRKLINQSAINILKAHRVVRRIEGAELSIERTMPMLQAIDALNVGAMSVDLGRLAKKFADSGESDLTAFLTAEIGDKVGKAGATDAEPTDVVLYGFGRIGRLLARILIERGGYGLRLRAIVVRKGSDDDIVKRASLLRRDSVHGPFDGSITVDEENNTILANGTLIQVIYSNDPSTVDYTAFGINNAIVVDNTGRWRDEAGLSQHLAAKGVARVLLTAPGKGNLKNIVHGINHGDITAEDKIVTAASCTTNAITPVLKALNDRYGVVHGHVETVHSFTNDQNLIDNFHKGERRGRSAALNMVITETGAAKAVAKALPELEGKLTGNAIRVPTPDVSMAILNLNLENATDKDELNNYLRDASLGAELHKQIDYIDSPEVVSSDFVGSRRAGIVDGLATIVTGKNAVVYVWYDNEFGYSCQVVRVIETMAGTNPLAVPAMGIPAEAASV